GTTCGGGGGTGCCACTATGCTCAACCAACTCAAAAAATACCTGTCTGCCGGGCAGATCGTCGAAGTGATCTATCAGGACAGATACGGCAAAATCAGCAAGCGTCCGCTCCGGCTGCAAGCAATCGAAGGCCCTAGAATCAAGGCTTATTGCCTGACTCGTAGGGCTCCGCGCGTTTTCCATATCGACAATATCCTCGCTGTTTTTCCAGCCGGGCGTGACAGGATGAGCGGTTAGCCTTTTAATTCTGACGAATCTGTACAGGTGTCCCGATCGGAACCAGCCTAGCCAAAGTTTCTACGTCCCGGTTGTACATCCGGACACACCCGCGCGAGACGTAGCGGCCGATCGAGGCCGGATTGTTCGTACCGTGAATGCCGTAATGGGGCTTGCTCAGTCCCAGCCAAAAGGTGCCGAACACCGACAGGGGCCCTCCGGGATAGGAATTGGGATAGGGAACCTTATTGATAATTGTAAAATCGCCGCGCGGCGTGGAGGTCGCCAGTTTGCCGAGGCCGACCGGAAAAGATCGCACCAGGCGATTGCCGTCGTAAAGGTCGAGGCGCCGCCTGTTGATCGAGATGCGAATGCGGTAAGACGGGATGGGAACCACCTCCCTTCTGAGGACCTAGCTGCTCTCCTATCGAGAAGAGGAGTACGGCTCCTTCATCGTATGCGCGGGTCTACTCCGTTGCCGCCGCTCACGCAAAAAACCTGCCGGGATCAATCATCCGGCAGGTTTTTTATTCAACAGGTACAGCGGAGCCAAGACTCATACCACGGGGGGCCGAACAACCGAGGAGTCGGGACTGTAGGCCCCACGAATCACGGACTCCCTACGGAACAGCCAGCGGCGGGGTCGCCCGAAGCTGATCCAGGCTTTTGAATTCATACCCTTGTCTTCTCGCTTCGTCAATAATCTGGCCGAGCGCGTCCGCATTGTCTTTGGAGACCGCATGCAGCAAAATCACGGCTCCCGGGTGGAGCTGGGCGATAACGTTGTCGTATGCGTACTTTCCGCCTCGTTGCACTTTGGTATCCCAGTCCTTATAGGCGATCGACCAAAACACATTGGTATACCCTAGCTCTTTGCTGACAGCCAGCGTCCGCTCGCTGAATATCCCGCGGGGTGGGCGCAAGAACTGCATCTCCTTTTGCCCGGTAATCTGGGAGACGGCTTCTTTTACCTTGTCCAGCTCTTCTTTGATCCGCGCATTGGGCACTTTGGTCATATCCGGGTGACTCCAGGAATGGTTGCCGATCAGATGCCCTTCGGCGGTCATCCGTTTCAGCAATTCCGGCTGATCTTTGACGTAATGGCCGGTTACAAAAAAGACTGCGGGCACCTTCTTTTCCTTCAATGTGTCCAGGATCCGTGGGGTAAAGCCGTTTTCATAGCCGTTGTCAAACGTGAGGAACAGCTCTTTTTTGGAGGTATCCCCGAGGAAGATGGCGCCGTGCTTATCCACGATGCCTTTGAAGCCTTCCTGGTCGATCGACGGAAGCTTTCCGCCTTTGCTCTTTTTAAAACCAAAATGATACGGGACCTCCTGATAAGCGAATGCTTGTACAGTGAACAGAGACAAGACGAGAACGAACAGAGAAAGCAGAGAAAGCCGTGAGAGGCGTTTCAATATTCAGCCCTCCTTCGCGAGTTGGTATGGTGCGCGTTTTCGTTTTGGCGGAAAAGCCCATGAGGTGAGAAGTGCCTCGGGCACAGCCTTGTATGTAGACCGGAGTCAATCCTCTTGCCACGGGACAGGGTGAGCGCGCGGGATCGGGTACTTTTCATCTGATTTTTGGGCGGTCACTCTCCGCTTGTCGATCGAACCGACAGGGACTCTGGTTTCAGGCTGGTAGATCAGTTGGCTGCGATCATCGTGGTCTGTCATGAAAACTCACCTCCCCATCGTTACTTATGATGTGTCGGCAGGGCATAGAACATGCCCAGATCTTGAAAACGGCCCGGTCATCCGAACAAAAAAACCGAATGCTCCGGGCGGCGGAACATTCGGTCGCGGTCTATCATGCAAGGCACGCAGGGTGTTGCTTGCACCAAACGGCAACCTGATCCAGTCCCATCTGAAATTTGGACAGCCCGTGCAAGATAAAAGAGAGGCCAACAACCACGCGCACGAGCAGCAATCCCCATGCGGTGCGTTGATCCAGTCGGTTTTCCATCGTAAAATCCTCCTAGTAATTTATTATAAGTAATATAGTTACTTATAGTTAGTAGGTATACAATAGTTATGAAGTGTCGTCAATCCTTTGATGGAATATGAAAAGAGCGGTATACTGGAAAGAGAATCGAGGTGATGACGATGAAGCAGTCCTCTCTCTGCCCAAAGTTTGAAAAAGGCATGCAGCTGTTGGGGAAGCGCTGGACGGGTTTGATACTGCACCAGCTGCTGTCCGGGCCACAGCGTTTCTGTGCCATTGAAGAGGCGCTTCCCATCAGCGGAAGGCTTTTGTCCGAGCGTTTGAAGGATTTGGAAAAAGAAGGTTTGGTGCACAGGCACGTCTATACCGATTCCGCACCGATCCGCGTAGAGTATTCGCTCACTGACAAGGGGCTTGCGCTGAAGCCGGTCCTTTTGGGAATTGAGCAGTGGTCGCAGACCTGGATGGAGCTGGATGATCATACATCGACATAAAAAAGGTGCTGGACGATAAAATCCAGCACCTTTTTGGTTCCTCTATGATTGAACAATTCTGATTCGGATGTTTATTTTGTCTTTCGCGGCTGCATCGCTTTCCACTTGAGGTATTCAATATGCTTCTTTACCTCTTCAATCTCCGCGTCCGTCAATCCTTCCAGATCAAAATAGGGGGCCTGCTCCTCGGAGACAGTCACGTTTTTTTTCCAGGAAGGAGCGGGGTTGTTGGTCTTCCCCAGCAAATAATCAGTCGTGACTTCAAACACATCGGCTGCTTTCGAGAGCAGGTGGTGATCCACGCTCTTTTTTTCCCCTGATTCAATCCGGGACAGAACGGTATTGTGAATCCCCAGCTTTTCGGCCAATTGGATTTGGGACCATTTGTATTTTTCCCGCAGGTATTTCATCCGTTGACCGACGATTGACATCTACGTACACAACCTTTCCATATATGCCATATATTCTATCAATTTTCCATTATGGAAAACAGATCTTTGACGATTTGGCAATCATGGACTTGACTTTGCTGTTTCTGAAAAGGTAAGATATGGATAATTAGGGATTTGCTAATTTGGAAAATAAAGGGGGTTCGCCGTTGGAGAAAGTCGATTTGCAATTCATTGCCCAGAGGAGGATGGAAAGCGGGATAACGTTAAAGGAGATGGCTGTTTCTCTCGGGTTTAAAAATGCCTCCACCTACCTCAAGTACGAAAAAGGTGAGTATGACTTCAAAGCCAATCATCTTCCGGTGCTGGCGAAAAAACTGAACTGCCAGCTCCGTGATTTGTTCCTCTGCCTTTCTTTTTTGCTATTTTGACAAAATCACGCCATATGAAGTCGCAATGAAACAGGAAGCCATGATGTCGCGAGGGGTGGAAAGAGGTGAATGTTTACGAAGCCAACCGGAGACAACTAGACATCTGGAAGAGAACCATAGCTTACGAACTAGATATGATGGCCCCCAAAAGTGAAGCGGCTTGCGATGAATTTCTTCGTCGGCTGGAGCGCTTTGAGAAGCAGGTGGAGGAAAAAGAGCAGATCGTTCCCGCCTCTGTTCGCTGAAGAATGGACGGGAGGCTGTTCCTCCGCCCTCATGAAAGAAGCGGTTCTCCCCAGGAACTCCCCGGGAAGGACCGCTTTTTGGCATCGTGGATTCTCCACGTCCTAACGCATCGCGGATGAAGCCATCCGTACGTATGTGTGGCGCCTGCCGCGAATGGGCAATGGAATAGTGCATGATATTTTCCGGGACGGCGATGCCGCTGTACCCCGCATCTCCGATGTGGTGCAGGTCGGCACCCGCCATTTTGCTGTTCAGGGCGATCTGTCTGATCGTCGCTTCGTCGGCTCCTTCCTGGCTGGTCCCCGTCGCCAGCAAGGCCAAAGCACCCCGGGCATGTACTTGGCTGATCATGGCGCTTGCCGATTCTACGGTGATGCCCGGAATGGTGCCGGGAGAAGGGAGCAGGATGATGTCGGCGCCCGCTTCGATAAAACTGCCGACCGCCTCCGCTGCCACCAGTCCCCCGCCCGCTTCAGATCCTGCCCGGTCATCTTCGCAAAGTCGGATGCCGTACAGTCCAATAAACGTTTTCCGATCGTTCTCCCGTCTTTCCGCATCATCTGCTTTTTCCTCCCGATCCTGCTTGGAATGGTCATCAACATACGGGGATGAGAATCTGTTACAATTTGTTGATTTCATCCTTGATCGCTTCCGACTGTGTGCCAAAGACGACCTGCACGCTTCCTTGGCCCAGCTTCATGACTCCGGCGGCTCCCAGCTCCCGCAGCCCTTTTTCGTCGACGACCTTGTCATTTTTCAGGACGAGCCGCAGCCGGGTGATGCAAGCATCAACACTGACGATGTTTTCCTTGCCGCCGATTAGGGAGAGGACCTCTTGCGCTTTGTCCCGGATCGTGGAGGAGCGGGTGCTGTCGGCCGCGTCGTCCTCATCGTCCTCGCGACCCGGAGTCTTCAGATTGAATTTGGTAATGATGAAGCGGAACAGCAGGTAGTAGACGATGGCGAAGCCCAGACCTACCGGTATGATCAACAGCGCATTCGTCGAGAGGTGAAAGTTGACGAGATAATCGATCAGACCGGCCGAAAAGCTGAATCCATGCTTGATCCCCAGGGACGTCACGACCACGCCGGATATTCCGGCCAGGACCGCGTGGACAAAATAGAGCAGGGGAGCGGCAAACATAAAGGCAAATTCCAGCGGTTCGGTAATGCCGGTGATGATGGAGGCCAGAGCTGCGGTCATGAAAACAGAAGCCATCATTTTCCGCTTTTCCGGTTTGGCTGTGTGAATGAGAGCCAAGGCGGCACCCGGCAGAGCGAACATCATGATCGGGTAAAAGCCGGCCATGAACATGCCGGCGGTCTTGTCACCGGCAAAAAAGCGGTGGAGATCGCCGTTTGCGACATTGCCGGCCGCATCGGTAAAAGATCCGATCTGGAACCAGGCAATCGCATTGATGACGTGATGCAAGCCGAGCGGGATCAGCAAGCGGTTGAAGAAAATGAAGATGCCGGAGCCGATCGCGCCCAGGCTGACGATCCAGTTGCCGACGGCATCGATTACGTCCTGAATCGGTGCCCAGACCATGCCGACCACCAGGGCGATTACGACCATGCCAAGCGAGGTGACAATCGGGACAAACCGTTTGCCGCTAAAGAATCCGAGCCATTCCGGCATTTTGACGTCGTGGTATCTGTTGTAACAGTAGGCGGCTACTCCCCCCGCCAGGATCCCGCCAAGCACGCCCATTTTCAGCACGACGTCGTCCGGAATAAATGGCATGGCCGCCGGCACTCTTGCCAGGATAGCCAGCAGCACATGATAAGCCATCACCGCCGCCAGAGCCGCCACCGCGTCTCTCGCCAGGCCGATCGCCACCCCTACGGCAAAGATCAGCGCCAGATTTTCCAGAATGGCGAGGCCGCCCGCATGGAGAAAGGGCGCTACGAATTGATTGAGGAAACCGCCGATGACCGGTCCCAGCGGGATGTTCTTCTCGTAGTCCAGGAGCCCGAAGGAAACCAGCAGTGCCGCTGCCGGCAATGTGGCGACCGGAAGCATAAGCGCTTTCCCGATCCGTTGCAGAAAAGCCAGCATGTAAAACCCTCCTTATGTGGATGATGGTTTATCAGAAGCCGCTCTTCGCAAAAAAATACGATAAGTGTGGGAAAAAAGACGGGAGCACGAGTGCAAAGAGCAGCCAGTCTGATCGTAAAATCAGCTCTCTTCGGGCTGTTCAAACAGTTCCTGGAGCGCGTGAGCCACCTGCTCCTCATCGGGCCCCTCAACTGTAATGATCAGCTGTTCGCCGCGGCCCGCTCCCAGGGTCAATATCCCCAGGATGCTTTTGCCATCCGCTTGTTTTTCATCCAGGCTTCGGGTAACGGTCACCTGCGATTGGGATTTGGCGGCGATGTTGACCAAGAGGGCGGCCGGTCTCGCGTGCAGTCCGCCCGCTGCCTTTACGGTGACTTCAAATCGAATCATTCCAATCTCCCCCCTTTTATCGTCACTTTGATCAGCAAATCCCGGCCCGCTTGTACGCTGGCCCCGGCGAGGACCTGTTTGGCGGCGACCCGCTCACTGTTGGTGAAGACGATCGGTGTCACGACGGGGCATCCGTTTTTTTTCAGAAGCTCCAGATCAAAGGCAATGAGCCGGTCACCCGGGCCTACCCGGTCACCTGTCTGGACATGGGGGGTGAATCCTGTTCCCTTCAGTTTGACGGTATCGATGCCGATGTGGAGGAGAATTTCCAAGCCGGTATCACTGGTCAGTGCGATCGCGTGATGTGTGGGAAACAGATGAGTGACCCGGCCTTCCACGGGAGACAGCAGTACACCTTCGGTCGGGATCAGGGCCACACCGTCACCGGCTACCTTTTGGGCAAAAACCGGATCGGGCACTTCCTCCAGGGGGACGACCAGACCGGTCAGGGGGGCGAGCAGCGTCAATTCCTGCTGCTGTGGTTTTCGGGAAAAGAAACGGCGTAACATAAGCTCCTCCTTTTTGCATCTGGGAAGTAAAAAAGCATGAACGAGAAAGAACGGCCAGTCTGCCGCTACCCTCGCTCATGCCTAGTCGAACTAGTAACACGCTTTCTTCTGTTGGAAACACCAATGGTTAGTCACTGGGTTGCTCTGTGAGGCGGAATACATGCATGGCCATGTAGCCGACTTCGTCTTCCGGGACGGCGGTATCCAGTCGCGAAGAGATGTGCCGAGCCAGTTCTTCCGCCAGCTGGTACGATTCCGGAATCATCGCTTTGACCCGTTCCAGCAGCGGATTTTGGATCGATTTCTGCTGCTGGATGCGTTCACAGGCATATCGCAGATGCGTAATCAAGCGGATGTAATCCACACTGCTGCGCGCGACGGTCCTCCCGATGCGCTCCTCAATGAGCTGGGCCAGCTCTCTGATCAGATTGGTGAACTTGACGGTTTTGCTTACGGGCGTGGAGCTGACCGCGGAATGGATATGCAAGGCCAAAAAGCCGATTTCGCTCTCTGGAATCTCCAGAGAAAACGAGGTTTGGATCAGGTCGGCAGCCCGCTCGGCGAGTGCGAATTCTTTGCTGTAGAGGGTCTGAATTTCAAACAAAAACGGATTGACGATCTCCATGCCGTTCCTCAGGCGGTAGATGGCAAAGTGGATGTGATCCGGCAGCGCTACATGGATATGCTCATGCAGGTTCGGGGTGATTTCGCGGGCCACCAGGGCGATGATCTCTTCGCTGATCCCGACGATGGCCGGGTCGACCTGATTTAAGACCGTCTGGTATTGCCGCTGATGATTTTCGTTTTCCAGACGGAAGCGCTTCTCCACACGGGCATCGTTTGGGTGGATCGTACTGCCGGGCTTCACCCCGAATCCGATTCCTTTTCCGAACAAGACGACCTCTTGCGAAGAGATCGGCTCTAGGGCCAGCACGACGTTGTGATTGAGGACACGGGTGATGGTATGGGGGACTCCCTGCTGACGGGACAAATTACGCCACCTGCCTTTAGTAACACAGAAAAAAGCCAAAAAAAGCCGAAAAAACCTTTGGAAAAAGGATCTTCTCGGCTCATGCCTGCATGACCAGTAACATGCCAATTATGGAAGCGTTAATATTTTGATTATTATGATAAAGGAGCCCCCCGTGAATGTCAACGGGTTTGGAATTGTCATTACGGGTCATGAAGAGGAAGGAATGAACCGGAAGAAGCACGAATATGACAGAGCAGAGAGACTTCTTCGCGGAGGCAAAAAAACGCGGAACGCTTGATCACGATCCGCGTGAGGCTTCCTGGAGAGGGTTATTTGGTGAATTTGTCCGCGATGGTCGAAGCACAAAAGGAATGAGGCTTGATCTCTGCCGGAAAATGGTTGGATTCCGCTAAACTGAGCAAGGAATGGATAAACTTGCGAGTAGGACCGTTTTTTCCAATGTCAAAGTGAAGCCTGATCGGGATGTCGATGCTGTGTTCATGCAGGTACTGACGGAGCTCGGATGCCAGTCCAACTGCATACAGGGCTTCTTGAAAAATACGCTGCTGCAGGGAGGTGTACCGCCTCTCCTGAATTTTGTGGTAGAAAAACATGCCGCCGCGGCCTTGCTTGATCAGCGTAATCATAATCGCAAAATACGTTCCCCGGCTGCGCAGCTGGGAGTCTGCTCCCACGATCAGCTCATAGGTATCGGTACTCGTGGCTACCGTTTGTTCGATGTTGGAAAAAACATCTGCCTTGTCCAGAAGCCCCCGCGTCGGACTGTGGAATCTTTCAAACAGGCTGGGGCTTTCATACGTTAATCCCACTCACATCCCCCTCGGGTCGAGGTTTGGTTGTTCTTCCGCTTACATAGTTAATGTATGTAATCACACGGAGAGTATGTGAGTGCTGACAGTGAAAACTGTTCCTGTTAAACAAATGATCACAAAAAGAAGATGGAGGGATAAAACGAATGATGAACAACATTTTGCCGCAGGTAGAGAAGCATCGCCAAGCTACATACGAAATCGACCCTGTTTTTTTGAACAGATGGTCGCCGCGCTCCTATAAAGAGGATCCCGTACCGGATGAGGTTCTCTTCAGCTTGTTTGAGGCCGCTCGCTGGGCCCCATCGGGAAGCAACGAGCAGCCGTGGAGATTTATCATCGCCCGCAGCGAGCAGGACAGGCAGCGTTTTTATTCGTTCATCGCAGAAGGCAACCGCATCTGGTGCGAAAAAGCGCCGGTTCTCGCCCTCATCTTGTCGAAAACCATCAACGGACGGGGAGATCATCTGCGCTCCCACGCCTTTGACGCCGGAGCTGCTTGGGGCTATCTGGCATTGGAAGCGGCCCGCAAAGGGTTGATCACGCACGCGATGGGAGGTTTTGACCCGGAAAAAGCTAGAGAGGCGCTGGGCGTACCGGCTGAGTATGAGCTGCATGCGGTCATCGCGATCGGCTATCAAGGGGAAAAGGAAGCCCTTCCGGAACGGCTGCAGGAGCGGGAAGTACCGTCCGGCAGACGCGAGCTGTCGGAAACTGTATTCGAGGGAGTCTTTGCTGAAAAGTGAGGGACGAGCTGAATCACTGCGGGGAACAGGGACAAGAAGAGCTTCATGAGCATGAATTGTACATGAGAGCGGCGATTGAGGAGGCGAAAAAGGCGGCCGCCTTGGGTGAAGTTCCGATCGGGGCCGTCATCGTTCGCAACGGAGAGATCGTCGGGCGAGGCTATAATTTGCGGGAGACCGAAAAGGACCCGACCCTGCACGCGGAGATGATCGCGATTCGCCAGGCGAGTGCGAAGCTGGGCGGCTGGCGGCTGATTGGC
This sequence is a window from Brevibacillus composti. Protein-coding genes within it:
- a CDS encoding PTS sugar transporter subunit IIA; translated protein: MLRRFFSRKPQQQELTLLAPLTGLVVPLEEVPDPVFAQKVAGDGVALIPTEGVLLSPVEGRVTHLFPTHHAIALTSDTGLEILLHIGIDTVKLKGTGFTPHVQTGDRVGPGDRLIAFDLELLKKNGCPVVTPIVFTNSERVAAKQVLAGASVQAGRDLLIKVTIKGGRLE
- a CDS encoding WYL domain-containing protein, which gives rise to MLNQLKKYLSAGQIVEVIYQDRYGKISKRPLRLQAIEGPRIKAYCLTRRAPRVFHIDNILAVFPAGRDRMSG
- the nagE gene encoding N-acetylglucosamine-specific PTS transporter subunit IIBC, which gives rise to MLAFLQRIGKALMLPVATLPAAALLVSFGLLDYEKNIPLGPVIGGFLNQFVAPFLHAGGLAILENLALIFAVGVAIGLARDAVAALAAVMAYHVLLAILARVPAAMPFIPDDVVLKMGVLGGILAGGVAAYCYNRYHDVKMPEWLGFFSGKRFVPIVTSLGMVVIALVVGMVWAPIQDVIDAVGNWIVSLGAIGSGIFIFFNRLLIPLGLHHVINAIAWFQIGSFTDAAGNVANGDLHRFFAGDKTAGMFMAGFYPIMMFALPGAALALIHTAKPEKRKMMASVFMTAALASIITGITEPLEFAFMFAAPLLYFVHAVLAGISGVVVTSLGIKHGFSFSAGLIDYLVNFHLSTNALLIIPVGLGFAIVYYLLFRFIITKFNLKTPGREDDEDDAADSTRSSTIRDKAQEVLSLIGGKENIVSVDACITRLRLVLKNDKVVDEKGLRELGAAGVMKLGQGSVQVVFGTQSEAIKDEINKL
- a CDS encoding helix-turn-helix domain-containing protein — encoded protein: MSIVGQRMKYLREKYKWSQIQLAEKLGIHNTVLSRIESGEKKSVDHHLLSKAADVFEVTTDYLLGKTNNPAPSWKKNVTVSEEQAPYFDLEGLTDAEIEEVKKHIEYLKWKAMQPRKTK
- the glcT gene encoding glucose PTS transporter transcription antiterminator GlcT, producing the protein MSRQQGVPHTITRVLNHNVVLALEPISSQEVVLFGKGIGFGVKPGSTIHPNDARVEKRFRLENENHQRQYQTVLNQVDPAIVGISEEIIALVAREITPNLHEHIHVALPDHIHFAIYRLRNGMEIVNPFLFEIQTLYSKEFALAERAADLIQTSFSLEIPESEIGFLALHIHSAVSSTPVSKTVKFTNLIRELAQLIEERIGRTVARSSVDYIRLITHLRYACERIQQQKSIQNPLLERVKAMIPESYQLAEELARHISSRLDTAVPEDEVGYMAMHVFRLTEQPSD
- a CDS encoding helix-turn-helix domain-containing protein → MEKVDLQFIAQRRMESGITLKEMAVSLGFKNASTYLKYEKGEYDFKANHLPVLAKKLNCQLRDLFLCLSFLLF
- a CDS encoding ribonuclease H-like YkuK family protein, translating into MGLTYESPSLFERFHSPTRGLLDKADVFSNIEQTVATSTDTYELIVGADSQLRSRGTYFAIMITLIKQGRGGMFFYHKIQERRYTSLQQRIFQEALYAVGLASELRQYLHEHSIDIPIRLHFDIGKNGPTRKFIHSLLSLAESNHFPAEIKPHSFCASTIADKFTK
- a CDS encoding nitroreductase family protein, producing MMNNILPQVEKHRQATYEIDPVFLNRWSPRSYKEDPVPDEVLFSLFEAARWAPSGSNEQPWRFIIARSEQDRQRFYSFIAEGNRIWCEKAPVLALILSKTINGRGDHLRSHAFDAGAAWGYLALEAARKGLITHAMGGFDPEKAREALGVPAEYELHAVIAIGYQGEKEALPERLQEREVPSGRRELSETVFEGVFAEK
- a CDS encoding DoxX family membrane protein, with product MENRLDQRTAWGLLLVRVVVGLSFILHGLSKFQMGLDQVAVWCKQHPACLA
- a CDS encoding winged helix-turn-helix transcriptional regulator; this translates as MKQSSLCPKFEKGMQLLGKRWTGLILHQLLSGPQRFCAIEEALPISGRLLSERLKDLEKEGLVHRHVYTDSAPIRVEYSLTDKGLALKPVLLGIEQWSQTWMELDDHTST
- a CDS encoding HPr family phosphocarrier protein — translated: MIRFEVTVKAAGGLHARPAALLVNIAAKSQSQVTVTRSLDEKQADGKSILGILTLGAGRGEQLIITVEGPDEEQVAHALQELFEQPEES
- a CDS encoding L,D-transpeptidase; translated protein: MPSYRIRISINRRRLDLYDGNRLVRSFPVGLGKLATSTPRGDFTIINKVPYPNSYPGGPLSVFGTFWLGLSKPHYGIHGTNNPASIGRYVSRGCVRMYNRDVETLARLVPIGTPVQIRQN
- the pdaA gene encoding delta-lactam-biosynthetic de-N-acetylase translates to MFVLVLSLFTVQAFAYQEVPYHFGFKKSKGGKLPSIDQEGFKGIVDKHGAIFLGDTSKKELFLTFDNGYENGFTPRILDTLKEKKVPAVFFVTGHYVKDQPELLKRMTAEGHLIGNHSWSHPDMTKVPNARIKEELDKVKEAVSQITGQKEMQFLRPPRGIFSERTLAVSKELGYTNVFWSIAYKDWDTKVQRGGKYAYDNVIAQLHPGAVILLHAVSKDNADALGQIIDEARRQGYEFKSLDQLRATPPLAVP